Proteins encoded together in one Mycobacterium sp. MS1601 window:
- a CDS encoding Rv3143 family two-component system response regulator, with product MPDTRAQAPVRVLVYSDNARTREQVMQALGTRIHPDLPELSYLEVATAPVVIQHMDAGEVDLAILDGEAAPTGGMGLAKQLKDELDVCPPILVLTGRADDAWLATWSRAEAAVSHPIDPIRLGEAVAGLLRGISR from the coding sequence GTGCCCGACACTCGAGCCCAGGCTCCGGTCCGTGTCCTGGTCTACAGCGACAATGCCCGTACCCGTGAGCAGGTGATGCAGGCGTTGGGCACCCGAATTCACCCCGATTTGCCCGAATTGAGCTACCTCGAGGTGGCTACCGCCCCGGTCGTCATCCAGCACATGGACGCCGGTGAGGTGGATCTGGCAATCCTGGACGGTGAGGCCGCACCCACCGGCGGCATGGGGTTGGCCAAGCAGCTCAAAGACGAACTCGACGTGTGTCCACCGATTCTGGTGCTCACCGGACGGGCTGACGACGCCTGGCTGGCCACGTGGTCACGGGCCGAGGCGGCGGTGTCGCACCCCATCGATCCCATCCGGCTGGGTGAAGCCGTGGCCGGCCTGCTGCGCGGCATCTCGCGCTGA
- a CDS encoding NADH-quinone oxidoreductase subunit A — MNVYTPILVLGAIAAAFAVVSVGIALVIGPRRFNRAKLEAYECGIEPARQPMGAARFPVKFYLTAMLFIVFDIEIVFLYPWAVSFDQLGMFALVEMLLFMATVFVAYAYVWRRGGLEWD; from the coding sequence ATGAACGTCTACACGCCCATCCTGGTTCTCGGTGCCATTGCCGCTGCGTTCGCCGTGGTGTCGGTGGGGATCGCGTTGGTGATCGGGCCGCGTCGGTTCAACCGGGCCAAGTTGGAGGCCTACGAGTGCGGGATCGAACCGGCTCGCCAGCCCATGGGTGCGGCGCGGTTTCCGGTGAAGTTCTATCTGACGGCGATGCTGTTCATCGTTTTCGACATCGAGATTGTCTTTTTGTATCCGTGGGCGGTGTCCTTCGATCAGCTGGGGATGTTCGCCCTGGTGGAGATGCTGCTTTTTATGGCGACGGTGTTTGTGGCCTATGCCTACGTATGGCGGCGAGGTGGTCTGGAATGGGATTAG
- a CDS encoding NuoB/complex I 20 kDa subunit family protein, producing the protein MGLEEQLPGGILLSTVEKVAGFVRKGSLWPATFGLACCAIEMMATAGPRFDIARFGMERFSATPRQADLMIVAGRVSQKMAPVLRQVYDQMAEPKWVLAMGVCASSGGMFNNYAIVQGVDHVVPVDIYLPGCPPRPEMLLHAILTLHAKIAEMPLGVHRDEVVAAAEKAALNARPTIELTGLLR; encoded by the coding sequence ATGGGATTAGAAGAACAGTTGCCTGGCGGGATCCTGCTCTCGACGGTGGAGAAGGTGGCCGGTTTTGTGCGTAAGGGGTCGTTGTGGCCGGCGACGTTCGGGTTGGCGTGCTGTGCCATCGAGATGATGGCGACTGCGGGGCCGCGTTTTGATATTGCGCGTTTTGGGATGGAGCGGTTTTCGGCGACGCCGCGGCAGGCGGATCTGATGATCGTGGCGGGGCGGGTGTCGCAGAAGATGGCTCCGGTGTTGCGGCAGGTGTATGACCAGATGGCCGAGCCCAAATGGGTTCTGGCCATGGGCGTTTGCGCATCGTCCGGCGGGATGTTCAACAACTACGCGATCGTCCAGGGCGTCGATCATGTGGTGCCCGTCGACATCTACCTCCCCGGGTGCCCACCACGGCCGGAGATGCTGTTGCACGCGATCCTCACGCTGCACGCCAAGATCGCCGAGATGCCGTTGGGGGTGCATCGCGATGAGGTGGTGGCCGCAGCCGAGAAAGCGGCCCTGAACGCCAGACCCACCATCGAACTGACCGGGTTGCTGCGATGA
- a CDS encoding NADH-quinone oxidoreductase subunit C, whose product MTDKEMSDREVIGVRRGMFGGSGTGDTSGYGRLIREVALPGGSPRPYGGWFDEVVDRLAEALGANVFAEAVHRVVVYRAQLTLDVDRSRLPVVAQTLRDDPHLRFELCSGVSGVHYPQDAGRELRAFYPLMSITHNRRLQLEVACPDADPHVPSLFSVYPTVDWHERETYDFFGIIFDGHPALTRIEMPDDWVGHPQRKDYPLGGVPVQYHGATIAPPDQRRSYT is encoded by the coding sequence ATGACGGACAAAGAGATGTCGGACAGGGAGGTGATCGGCGTGCGCCGCGGCATGTTCGGCGGCTCCGGCACCGGTGACACCTCCGGCTACGGTCGGCTGATCCGCGAGGTCGCCCTACCGGGCGGCTCACCGCGCCCCTACGGCGGCTGGTTCGACGAGGTGGTGGACCGACTCGCAGAAGCACTGGGCGCCAACGTCTTCGCCGAAGCCGTGCACCGGGTGGTGGTCTACCGCGCCCAGCTCACCCTCGACGTCGACCGCTCCCGGCTACCGGTCGTCGCGCAGACGTTGCGCGACGACCCGCACCTGCGCTTCGAATTGTGCTCCGGGGTCTCCGGGGTGCACTACCCGCAGGATGCCGGGCGGGAGTTGCGTGCGTTCTATCCGTTGATGTCGATTACTCACAATCGGCGTCTGCAGCTGGAAGTTGCGTGTCCGGATGCTGATCCGCATGTGCCGTCGCTGTTTTCGGTGTATCCCACGGTGGACTGGCATGAACGTGAGACCTACGACTTCTTCGGCATCATCTTCGACGGCCATCCCGCGTTGACCCGCATCGAGATGCCTGATGACTGGGTGGGACACCCCCAGCGCAAGGACTACCCCCTTGGTGGGGTGCCGGTGCAGTACCACGGCGCCACCATCGCACCACCGGATCAGCGGAGGTCCTACACATGA
- the nuoD gene encoding NADH dehydrogenase (quinone) subunit D: MTDTAGSVDAGSRARGTTPLTEPAERVITLGGQDWEEIVTAARAGGDAGERIVVNMGPQHPSTHGVLRLILEIEGETVTQARCGIGYLHTGIEKNLEYRTWTQGVTFVTRMDYLSPFFNETAYCLGVEHLLGVTDDIPERASVIRVMLMELNRISSHLVALATGGMELGAMSAMFYGFREREEILTVFEAITGLRMNHAYIRPGGVAADLPADGLDRVKHLLDILPGRLAQLSALLRDNPIWKARTVDIGYLDLTGCIALGITGPVLRSTGLPHDLRKTAPYCGYQDYEFDVITDDACDCYGRYVIRVDEMAESLRIVSQCVARLEGLAGAPVMITDKKLAWPADLQLGPDGLGNSPDHIATIMGRSMEGLIHHFKIVTEGFRVPPGQVYVAVESPRGELGVHMVSDGGTRPYRVHYRDPSFTNLQAVAAMCEGGMVADVISAVASIDPVMGGVDR, translated from the coding sequence ATGACCGACACCGCCGGTTCCGTCGACGCCGGGTCTCGTGCTCGCGGAACAACGCCGCTCACCGAACCCGCCGAACGCGTCATCACCCTGGGCGGCCAGGACTGGGAGGAGATCGTCACCGCCGCCCGCGCCGGCGGCGACGCCGGGGAACGCATCGTGGTCAACATGGGTCCCCAGCACCCGTCCACCCACGGAGTGCTGCGCCTGATCCTGGAGATCGAAGGCGAAACCGTCACCCAGGCCCGCTGCGGCATCGGGTACCTGCACACCGGTATCGAGAAGAACCTGGAGTACCGCACCTGGACCCAGGGCGTCACCTTCGTCACCCGCATGGACTACCTGTCACCGTTCTTCAACGAAACCGCCTACTGCCTGGGCGTCGAACACCTGCTCGGTGTCACCGACGACATCCCCGAACGCGCCTCGGTGATCCGGGTGATGCTGATGGAACTCAACCGCATCTCCTCGCATCTGGTGGCCCTGGCCACCGGCGGCATGGAACTGGGCGCCATGTCAGCGATGTTCTACGGCTTCCGCGAACGCGAAGAAATCCTCACCGTCTTCGAAGCCATCACCGGCCTACGGATGAACCACGCCTACATCCGCCCCGGCGGCGTGGCCGCCGATCTCCCCGCCGACGGCCTCGACCGCGTCAAACACCTGCTGGACATCCTGCCCGGCCGGTTGGCGCAGCTGTCGGCCCTGCTGCGGGACAACCCCATCTGGAAAGCCCGCACCGTCGACATCGGCTACCTCGACCTGACCGGATGCATAGCCCTGGGGATCACCGGCCCGGTACTGCGCTCCACCGGCCTACCCCATGACCTGCGCAAGACAGCGCCCTACTGCGGATACCAGGACTACGAGTTCGACGTCATCACCGACGACGCCTGCGACTGCTACGGCCGCTATGTGATCCGGGTGGACGAGATGGCCGAATCGCTGCGCATCGTGTCCCAGTGTGTCGCGCGGCTCGAAGGCCTGGCCGGGGCCCCGGTGATGATCACCGACAAGAAACTCGCCTGGCCCGCCGACCTGCAACTGGGGCCCGACGGCCTGGGCAACAGCCCGGATCACATCGCCACCATCATGGGTCGATCCATGGAAGGCCTGATCCACCACTTCAAGATCGTCACCGAGGGTTTCCGGGTCCCACCGGGACAGGTGTACGTCGCCGTCGAGTCACCGCGCGGCGAGTTGGGCGTGCACATGGTCTCCGACGGCGGCACCCGGCCCTACCGGGTGCACTACCGCGACCCGTCGTTCACCAACCTGCAGGCCGTAGCCGCCATGTGCGAAGGCGGCATGGTCGCCGACGTCATCTCCGCGGTGGCCTCCATCGATCCCGTCATGGGAGGCGTCGACAGATGA
- the nuoE gene encoding NADH-quinone oxidoreductase subunit NuoE has product MTLVDLALGPRPDEPGPPLHGPAAYPHDVETRLAADAAAILARYPQPRSALLPLLHLVQAEDGYVTTAGIRFCAAQLNLTDAEVSAVATFYSMYRRTPTGTYLLGVCTNTLCAVMGGDAILATLEEHLGIGPGETTGDGAITLEHLECNAACDYAPVIMVNWQFYDNQTPSSATALADSLRSGTPAPPTRGTPLPTFTTTCRVLAGLPTDLGEGTGPGPATLAGLRIADRHDMTAPPDTGPATEPSSSADAPEPEAVESVRDEPAPAPSATVPAEPGTEETDPSTTGD; this is encoded by the coding sequence ATGACACTCGTCGATCTCGCGCTGGGTCCGCGCCCCGACGAACCCGGACCGCCCCTGCACGGACCCGCCGCCTACCCCCACGACGTCGAGACCCGCCTGGCCGCCGACGCCGCGGCCATCCTGGCTCGCTACCCACAGCCCCGCTCCGCGTTGCTGCCGCTGCTGCATCTGGTGCAGGCCGAAGACGGGTACGTCACCACCGCAGGCATCCGCTTCTGCGCCGCCCAGCTGAACCTCACCGACGCCGAGGTGTCGGCGGTGGCGACCTTCTACTCGATGTACCGGCGGACTCCCACCGGAACCTATTTGCTCGGGGTGTGCACCAACACCCTGTGCGCCGTGATGGGCGGCGACGCCATCCTGGCCACCCTCGAGGAGCATCTCGGCATCGGCCCGGGCGAGACCACAGGTGACGGTGCCATCACCCTGGAACACCTCGAGTGCAACGCCGCCTGCGACTACGCACCCGTCATCATGGTCAACTGGCAGTTCTACGACAATCAGACACCCTCCAGCGCAACGGCACTCGCCGATTCACTGCGCAGCGGCACCCCGGCACCGCCCACCCGCGGTACCCCGCTGCCCACCTTCACCACCACCTGCCGGGTGCTGGCCGGGCTGCCGACGGACCTCGGTGAGGGCACCGGGCCCGGCCCGGCCACGCTGGCCGGTCTGCGGATCGCCGACCGCCACGACATGACGGCACCGCCGGACACCGGTCCCGCCACCGAGCCGTCGTCGAGCGCCGACGCCCCCGAGCCGGAGGCCGTCGAATCCGTGCGCGACGAACCGGCCCCCGCACCGTCAGCGACGGTGCCTGCCGAGCCGGGCACCGAGGAAACCGACCCGTCCACCACGGGAGACTGA
- the nuoF gene encoding NADH-quinone oxidoreductase subunit NuoF — protein sequence MSATPLTPVLSRFWNAAQPWTLDTYHDHDGYQALRTALDLAPDDVIALVKDAGLRGRGGAGFPTGTKWSFIPQDGAAGAKPHYLVINADESEPGTCKDIPLMMTTPHFLVEGAIIAAYAIRARHAFIYVRGEVVPVLRRLQQAVAEAYAAGYLGTDILGSGFDLDLIVHAGAGAYICGEETALLDSLEGRRGQPRLRPPFPAVAGLYACPTVVNNVESISSVPPILRRGVDWFKSMGSEKSPGFTLYSLSGHVTTPGQYEAPLGITLRELLEYAGGVRAGHELKFWTPGGSSTPLLTADHLDVPLDYEGVAKAGSMLGTKALQIFDETTCVVRAVRRWIQFYAHESCGKCTPCREGTYWLAQVYERLETGRGAREDIDKLLDIADTILGKSFCALGDGAASPIISSIKHFRDEYEAHLGGGCPFDPAASTLFAAEEVPA from the coding sequence ATGAGTGCAACGCCGCTGACGCCGGTGCTGAGCCGCTTCTGGAACGCCGCGCAACCCTGGACGCTGGACACCTATCACGACCACGACGGATACCAGGCGCTGCGCACCGCGCTGGACCTGGCGCCCGACGACGTCATCGCGCTGGTCAAGGATGCCGGGCTGCGGGGACGCGGCGGAGCGGGCTTCCCGACGGGCACCAAATGGTCCTTCATCCCCCAGGACGGCGCGGCGGGCGCCAAGCCGCACTACCTGGTGATCAACGCCGACGAATCGGAACCCGGTACGTGCAAGGACATCCCGCTGATGATGACCACACCGCACTTCCTGGTGGAGGGCGCCATCATCGCCGCGTACGCCATCCGCGCGCGGCACGCGTTCATCTACGTCCGCGGTGAGGTGGTGCCGGTGCTGCGCAGGCTGCAGCAGGCGGTGGCCGAGGCCTATGCGGCCGGGTACCTGGGCACCGACATCCTGGGCTCCGGGTTCGATCTGGACCTGATCGTGCACGCCGGGGCCGGGGCCTACATCTGCGGTGAGGAGACCGCGTTGCTGGACTCCCTGGAAGGCCGTCGCGGCCAACCCCGTTTGCGCCCACCGTTTCCCGCAGTCGCCGGCCTGTATGCCTGCCCCACCGTGGTCAACAACGTCGAGTCCATCTCCTCGGTGCCGCCGATCCTGCGCCGCGGCGTGGACTGGTTCAAATCCATGGGCTCGGAGAAGTCCCCGGGCTTCACGCTGTACTCGCTGTCGGGACACGTCACCACACCCGGGCAGTACGAGGCACCGCTGGGCATCACCCTGCGCGAGCTACTCGAGTACGCCGGCGGTGTACGCGCCGGCCACGAGTTGAAGTTCTGGACCCCGGGCGGGTCGTCGACCCCGTTGCTGACCGCCGACCATCTCGACGTGCCACTGGATTACGAGGGTGTGGCCAAAGCGGGGTCGATGCTGGGCACCAAAGCTCTGCAGATCTTCGACGAGACCACCTGTGTAGTGCGCGCCGTGCGCCGCTGGATCCAGTTCTACGCCCACGAATCGTGCGGCAAATGCACGCCGTGTCGTGAAGGCACCTACTGGCTGGCGCAGGTCTACGAACGGTTGGAGACCGGTCGCGGCGCGCGGGAGGACATCGACAAGCTGCTCGACATCGCCGACACCATCCTCGGCAAGTCGTTCTGTGCACTCGGTGACGGCGCCGCCTCACCGATCATCTCGTCCATCAAGCATTTCCGCGACGAGTACGAGGCCCACCTGGGCGGTGGGTGTCCCTTCGACCCCGCTGCCTCCACACTGTTCGCCGCCGAGGAGGTGCCCGCGTGA
- a CDS encoding NADH-quinone oxidoreductase subunit G: MTVTEPERQTPTVEMVSLTIDDTPISVPKGTLVIRAAELLGVQIPRFCDHPLLDPVGACRQCLVEVEGQRKPMASCTTTVSPDMVVRTQLTSPAADKAQHGVMELLLINHPLDCPVCDKGGECPLQNQAMSHGREETRFTDVKRTFPKPINLSTQVLLDRERCVLCARCTRFSTQIAGDPFIDLLERGALQQVGIATGEAFDSYFSGNTVQICPVGALTGTAYRFRARPFDLVSTPSVCEHCASGCAQRTDHRRGTVLRRLAGDDPDVNEEWNCDKGRWAFTYPRVGDRILTPLIRENGALRPASWSEAITTAAFGLASAAGQTGVLVGGRVTVEDAYAYAKFARMVLGTNDIDMRARAHSDEEAQFLAAHVAGHAMGVTYADLETAPAVVLAGFDPEEESPIVFLRLRKAVRKKGLRVVALAPFLSRGLDKLSAELVMTAPGSEAEALSELEVPAGTIVVVGERLATVPGGFSSACRLAARSGARLAWIPRRAGERGAVEAGCLPNLLPGGRSVSDADARGWLERAWNVDRLPAAAGRDTAAIVAAAQAGELAALVVGGVEPADLPDPEAARLALENTPFVVSLELRESAVTALADVVFPVAPTTEKSGSFASWEGRVRSFGPALSTNAASDLRVLQTLADELGVDLGFHSAAAARDDLARLGVWGGRAPASPDVASAAPPTPQPGEAVLATWRMLLDAGRLQDGEPHLAGTARPPVVRLSAATAAEIGAAAGDLVRVGTARGSLSLPLVVTEMPERVVWVPMNAPGSPVYQLLGVGAGAVVTIARGDIS, from the coding sequence GTGACCGTCACCGAACCGGAGCGCCAGACCCCTACCGTCGAGATGGTGTCGCTGACCATCGACGACACGCCCATCTCGGTACCCAAGGGCACCTTGGTGATTCGCGCTGCCGAACTGCTCGGGGTGCAGATCCCACGGTTCTGCGACCACCCCCTGCTCGACCCGGTGGGCGCCTGCCGGCAGTGCCTGGTCGAGGTCGAAGGCCAACGCAAACCCATGGCGTCATGTACCACCACGGTGTCCCCCGACATGGTGGTGCGCACCCAGCTCACCAGCCCCGCCGCCGACAAGGCGCAGCACGGCGTGATGGAACTGCTGCTGATCAACCACCCACTGGACTGTCCGGTCTGCGACAAGGGCGGCGAATGCCCGCTACAGAACCAGGCGATGTCCCACGGCCGGGAGGAAACGCGCTTCACCGACGTCAAACGCACCTTCCCCAAGCCGATCAACCTGTCAACCCAGGTGCTGCTGGACCGCGAACGCTGCGTGCTCTGCGCCCGCTGCACCCGCTTCTCCACCCAGATCGCCGGCGACCCGTTCATCGACCTGCTCGAACGCGGCGCCCTCCAGCAGGTCGGCATCGCCACCGGTGAGGCCTTCGATTCGTACTTCTCCGGCAACACCGTCCAGATTTGCCCCGTGGGCGCGCTGACCGGGACCGCCTACCGCTTCCGGGCCCGGCCCTTCGACCTGGTGTCCACCCCCAGTGTGTGCGAACACTGCGCCTCGGGCTGCGCGCAGCGCACCGACCACCGCCGCGGCACCGTGCTGCGCCGACTGGCCGGCGACGATCCCGACGTCAACGAAGAATGGAACTGCGACAAGGGCCGCTGGGCCTTCACCTATCCCCGGGTGGGTGATCGCATCCTGACACCCCTGATCCGGGAGAACGGTGCGCTGCGACCGGCCTCGTGGTCGGAGGCCATCACCACCGCAGCCTTCGGCCTGGCGTCGGCCGCCGGACAGACCGGTGTCCTGGTGGGCGGTCGCGTCACGGTCGAGGACGCCTACGCGTACGCGAAGTTCGCCCGAATGGTGTTGGGCACCAACGACATCGACATGCGAGCACGCGCACACTCCGACGAGGAGGCGCAGTTCCTCGCCGCGCACGTGGCCGGCCACGCGATGGGTGTCACCTACGCCGACCTCGAGACCGCTCCTGCGGTGGTGCTGGCCGGCTTCGATCCCGAGGAGGAATCCCCGATCGTCTTCCTGCGCTTGCGCAAGGCGGTCCGCAAGAAAGGCCTGCGGGTGGTGGCGCTGGCGCCGTTCCTGAGCCGGGGCCTGGACAAACTGAGTGCCGAGCTGGTGATGACCGCACCCGGCAGCGAGGCCGAGGCACTGTCGGAACTCGAGGTGCCCGCCGGGACCATCGTAGTGGTCGGCGAGCGTCTGGCCACGGTGCCGGGCGGATTCTCCTCGGCCTGCCGGCTGGCTGCCCGCAGCGGCGCCCGGCTGGCCTGGATTCCGCGCCGCGCCGGGGAGCGCGGTGCCGTGGAGGCGGGCTGTCTGCCGAACCTGCTGCCCGGCGGCCGGTCGGTCTCCGACGCCGATGCGCGCGGATGGCTGGAGCGTGCATGGAACGTCGACCGGCTGCCCGCCGCTGCGGGCCGCGACACCGCCGCCATCGTGGCGGCCGCGCAGGCCGGCGAGCTGGCCGCGCTGGTGGTCGGCGGTGTCGAGCCGGCCGACCTGCCCGATCCCGAAGCCGCTCGCCTCGCCCTGGAGAACACCCCGTTCGTGGTGAGCCTCGAACTGCGCGAGAGCGCCGTCACCGCGTTGGCCGACGTGGTGTTCCCGGTGGCGCCGACCACCGAGAAGTCCGGTTCCTTTGCCAGCTGGGAAGGTCGGGTCCGTTCGTTCGGTCCGGCCCTGTCCACCAACGCCGCCTCCGATCTGCGGGTGTTGCAAACCCTGGCCGACGAGCTCGGCGTTGATCTCGGTTTCCACTCCGCTGCCGCGGCCCGCGACGACCTGGCGCGCCTCGGTGTGTGGGGCGGCCGGGCGCCGGCGTCGCCCGACGTCGCGTCCGCGGCACCGCCCACCCCGCAGCCCGGCGAGGCGGTGCTGGCCACCTGGCGGATGTTGTTGGACGCCGGGCGGTTACAGGACGGTGAACCGCACCTGGCGGGTACCGCCCGGCCGCCGGTGGTGCGCCTGTCTGCGGCCACCGCCGCCGAGATCGGCGCGGCCGCCGGAGATCTGGTGCGGGTGGGTACCGCCCGTGGATCGCTCAGTCTGCCGCTGGTGGTGACGGAGATGCCCGAGCGGGTGGTGTGGGTTCCGATGAACGCACCGGGCAGCCCGGTGTATCAGCTTCTGGGTGTCGGCGCCGGTGCTGTGGTGACGATCGCGCGAGGAGACATCTCATGA
- the nuoH gene encoding NADH-quinone oxidoreductase subunit NuoH, whose product MSAFGQDPWWLMLGKALAIFVFLLLTVLVAILAERKILGRMQMRFGPNRVGPFGLLQSLADGVKLALKEGLVPAGVDKPIYLMAPVIAVIPAIMAFAVIPLGPMVSVFGHPTPLQLTDLPVAVLYVLAVTSVGVYGIVLAGWASGSTYPLLGGLRSSAQVVSYEIAMALSFVAVFLYAGTMSTSGIVAAQAQTWFVVLLLPSFLVYVTAMVGETNRAPFDLPEAEGELVGGFHTEYSSLKFAMFMLAEYVNMTTVSALATTMFLGGWQAPWPLSMIDGANSGWWPVLWFVAKVWGFLFLYMWLRATLPRLRYDQFMALGWKLLIPLSLAWIATVAITHQVRSNGAPPWVTAVVYLGFLMAALSVVVLWSSRRRRRIRAALPPTPTDESPFPVPPIPRKETTHA is encoded by the coding sequence CTGAGTGCGTTCGGTCAGGATCCCTGGTGGTTGATGCTGGGCAAGGCGCTGGCCATCTTCGTGTTCCTACTGCTGACGGTGCTGGTGGCCATTCTGGCGGAACGAAAGATCTTGGGCCGCATGCAGATGCGCTTCGGCCCGAACCGGGTGGGCCCGTTCGGTTTGCTGCAGAGCCTGGCCGACGGGGTGAAACTCGCCCTCAAGGAGGGTTTGGTGCCGGCGGGTGTGGACAAGCCGATCTATCTGATGGCGCCGGTGATCGCCGTGATCCCCGCGATCATGGCCTTTGCCGTGATCCCGCTGGGTCCGATGGTGTCGGTGTTCGGTCACCCCACGCCCCTGCAGCTGACCGACCTGCCGGTGGCCGTGCTCTACGTGCTGGCGGTGACGTCGGTGGGGGTGTACGGAATTGTGTTGGCCGGGTGGGCATCCGGGTCCACCTATCCTCTGCTGGGCGGGTTGCGGTCCTCGGCGCAGGTGGTGTCCTACGAGATCGCGATGGCGTTGTCGTTTGTGGCGGTGTTCCTCTACGCCGGCACCATGTCCACCTCGGGCATCGTCGCTGCCCAGGCCCAGACCTGGTTCGTGGTCCTGCTGCTGCCCTCGTTCCTGGTGTATGTCACCGCGATGGTCGGTGAGACCAACCGCGCCCCGTTCGATCTGCCCGAAGCCGAGGGCGAGTTGGTGGGCGGCTTCCACACCGAGTACTCCTCGCTGAAATTCGCCATGTTCATGCTCGCGGAGTACGTGAACATGACCACGGTCTCCGCGCTGGCGACCACCATGTTCCTGGGCGGGTGGCAGGCTCCGTGGCCGCTGAGCATGATCGACGGGGCGAATTCCGGGTGGTGGCCGGTGCTCTGGTTCGTGGCCAAGGTGTGGGGTTTCCTGTTCCTGTACATGTGGTTGCGGGCCACGCTGCCGCGGCTGCGCTACGACCAGTTCATGGCCCTGGGATGGAAACTGCTGATCCCGCTCTCCCTGGCCTGGATCGCCACCGTGGCCATCACCCACCAGGTCCGCAGCAACGGAGCGCCGCCCTGGGTGACCGCCGTGGTCTACCTCGGCTTCCTGATGGCGGCCCTGTCCGTCGTGGTGCTCTGGAGCTCCCGGCGGCGCCGGCGCATCCGAGCAGCCCTCCCACCCACACCCACCGACGAGAGCCCCTTCCCGGTGCCGCCGATACCCCGCAAGGAGACCACCCATGCCTAA
- the nuoI gene encoding NADH-quinone oxidoreductase subunit NuoI produces the protein MPKFLDGVSGFGVTFSSMFTKPMTQQYPDTDKATEPRYHGRHQLNRYADGLEKCIGCELCAWACPADAIYVEGADNTAEERFSPGERYGRVYQINYLRCIGCGLCIEACPTRALTMTNDYEMADDNRADLIYGKDKLLAPLQDGMQPPPHAMAEGATDDDYYLGRVK, from the coding sequence ATGCCTAAATTCCTCGACGGCGTATCGGGTTTCGGGGTGACGTTCTCCTCGATGTTCACCAAGCCGATGACTCAGCAGTATCCCGATACCGACAAGGCCACCGAGCCCCGCTACCACGGCCGCCACCAACTCAATCGGTACGCCGACGGTCTGGAGAAGTGCATCGGCTGCGAACTGTGCGCCTGGGCCTGCCCGGCGGACGCCATCTACGTCGAAGGCGCCGACAACACCGCCGAGGAACGGTTCTCCCCCGGGGAACGCTACGGGCGGGTGTACCAGATCAATTACCTGCGCTGCATCGGCTGCGGGCTGTGCATCGAGGCCTGCCCCACCCGGGCTCTCACCATGACCAACGACTACGAGATGGCCGATGACAACCGCGCCGACCTCATCTACGGCAAAGACAAGCTGCTGGCCCCGCTGCAGGACGGGATGCAGCCACCGCCGCACGCGATGGCCGAGGGCGCCACGGACGACGACTACTACCTGGGTCGCGTGAAATGA
- a CDS encoding NADH-quinone oxidoreductase subunit J — protein MTSTAEAVAFWILGAIAVAGAVGVVAAPKAVYSAIFLASTMIALAMLYVAQDALFLGVVQVVVYTGAVMMLFLFVLMLIGVDSSESLVETLRGQRIAALVSGVGFGMLLIAGIGSVSTTLAGGGGFAGLAQANAGGNVEGLAALIFTKYLWAFEITSALLITAALGAMVLAHRERFERRKTQRELAIERFRPGGHPTTLPSSGVYARHNAVDVPARLPDGSSSMLSVSAILNPRSPDEDDLR, from the coding sequence ATGACGTCCACAGCCGAAGCCGTCGCCTTCTGGATCCTGGGCGCCATCGCGGTGGCCGGCGCGGTGGGTGTGGTGGCCGCCCCGAAGGCGGTGTACTCCGCGATCTTCCTGGCGTCCACCATGATCGCGCTGGCGATGCTCTACGTGGCCCAGGACGCCCTGTTCCTCGGGGTGGTGCAGGTGGTGGTCTACACGGGCGCGGTGATGATGCTGTTCCTGTTCGTCCTGATGCTGATCGGCGTGGACTCGTCGGAGTCGCTGGTGGAAACCCTACGTGGCCAACGCATCGCCGCACTGGTATCCGGTGTCGGCTTCGGCATGCTGCTGATCGCCGGCATCGGGTCGGTGTCGACCACCCTGGCCGGCGGCGGCGGATTCGCCGGTCTGGCGCAGGCCAACGCCGGCGGCAACGTCGAGGGCCTGGCGGCCCTGATCTTCACCAAGTACCTGTGGGCGTTCGAGATCACCAGCGCCCTGTTGATCACCGCAGCGCTGGGAGCAATGGTGCTGGCGCACCGTGAGCGGTTCGAGCGACGGAAAACACAGCGCGAGTTGGCGATCGAGCGGTTCAGGCCCGGTGGACACCCCACCACGCTGCCGAGTTCGGGGGTGTATGCCCGGCACAATGCGGTCGACGTGCCGGCGCGGCTACCCGACGGTTCGAGCTCGATGCTGTCGGTCAGCGCCATCCTGAACCCGCGTTCCCCCGACGAGGACGACCTCCGGTGA